The following are encoded together in the Pseudomonas maumuensis genome:
- a CDS encoding sugar ABC transporter substrate-binding protein, producing the protein MKLPFPGRPLALAVFSSLLFSLSTAHAEEAPKVALVMKSLANEFFRTMEDGAKTYQKEHPDDFSLVANGIKNETDTGEQIRIVEQMVNAGAKALVIAPADSKALVSAVKKAMDKGVIVINIDNRLDPETLKSKGISVPFVGPDNRKGARLVGDYLAQQKLKAGDQVGIIEGVPTTTNAQQRTAGFKDAMQAAQMKIVSVQSGNWEIDKGNAVAASMLNEYPDLKALLAGNDSMALGAVSAVRAAGKTGQVQVVGYDNIKAIEPMLKDGRVLATLDQAASQQAVYGIQAALKMLKGEQPGVDADNVIQTPVELITK; encoded by the coding sequence ATGAAGCTGCCGTTTCCCGGCCGTCCGCTGGCCCTCGCCGTTTTCTCGTCGCTGCTTTTCTCTCTGTCCACCGCCCACGCCGAGGAAGCGCCCAAGGTCGCTTTGGTGATGAAGTCGCTGGCCAACGAGTTCTTCCGCACCATGGAAGACGGCGCCAAGACCTACCAGAAAGAGCACCCTGACGATTTCAGCCTGGTGGCCAACGGCATCAAGAACGAAACCGACACCGGCGAGCAGATCCGTATCGTCGAGCAGATGGTCAACGCGGGCGCCAAGGCCCTGGTGATCGCCCCGGCCGACTCCAAGGCACTGGTGTCGGCGGTGAAGAAGGCCATGGACAAGGGCGTGATCGTGATCAACATCGACAATCGCCTCGACCCCGAAACCCTCAAGAGCAAGGGCATCAGCGTGCCGTTCGTTGGCCCGGACAACCGCAAGGGCGCGCGCCTGGTCGGCGACTACCTGGCCCAGCAGAAGCTCAAGGCCGGTGACCAGGTCGGCATCATCGAAGGCGTGCCGACCACTACCAATGCCCAGCAACGCACCGCCGGCTTCAAGGACGCCATGCAAGCCGCGCAGATGAAGATCGTCTCGGTGCAATCCGGCAACTGGGAGATCGACAAGGGCAACGCCGTGGCCGCCTCGATGCTCAACGAATACCCCGACTTGAAGGCGCTGCTGGCCGGCAACGACAGCATGGCCCTGGGCGCCGTCTCGGCCGTGCGCGCCGCCGGCAAGACCGGCCAGGTGCAGGTGGTCGGCTACGACAACATCAAGGCCATCGAGCCGATGCTCAAGGATGGCCGCGTGCTCGCCACCCTCGACCAGGCGGCCAGCCAGCAGGCGGTGTACGGCATCCAGGCGGCGCTGAAGATGCTCAAGGGCGAGCAGCCAGGCGTCGATGCCGACAATGTCATCCAGACCCCGGTCGAGCTGATTACCAAGTGA
- a CDS encoding asparaginase, whose amino-acid sequence MKTAIKTFAPSALALLLVLPTTVSAKEAAQQQKLANVVILATGGTIAGAGASAANSATYQAAKVGIDKLIAGVPELKDLANVRGEQVMQVASESIGNDDLLKLGKRVAELADSKDVDGIVITHGTDTLEETAYFLNLVEKTDKPIIVVGSMRPGTAMSADGMLNLYNAVAVASSKDARGKGVLVTMNDEIQSGRDVSKAVNIKTEAFKSQWGPLGMVVEGKSYFFRLPAKRHTVNSEFDIKTISKLPAVDIAYGYGNVTDTAYKALAQGGAKAIIHAGTGNGSVSSRVVPALQELRKDGVQIIRSSHVNQGGFVLRNAEQPDDKNDWVVAHDLNPQKARILAMVAMTKTQDSKELQRIFWEY is encoded by the coding sequence ATGAAAACCGCTATCAAGACCTTCGCACCGAGCGCCCTGGCGCTGCTGCTGGTACTGCCGACCACTGTTTCCGCCAAGGAAGCCGCGCAACAACAGAAACTCGCCAACGTGGTCATCCTCGCCACCGGCGGCACCATCGCCGGCGCTGGCGCCAGCGCCGCCAACAGCGCCACCTACCAGGCCGCCAAGGTAGGCATCGACAAGCTGATCGCCGGCGTGCCAGAGCTGAAGGACCTGGCCAACGTGCGCGGCGAGCAAGTGATGCAGGTCGCCTCGGAAAGCATCGGCAACGACGATCTGCTCAAGCTCGGCAAGCGCGTCGCCGAACTGGCCGACAGCAAGGACGTCGATGGCATCGTCATCACCCACGGCACCGACACCCTCGAAGAAACCGCCTACTTCCTCAACCTGGTGGAGAAGACCGACAAGCCGATCATCGTGGTCGGCTCGATGCGCCCGGGCACCGCGATGTCCGCCGACGGCATGCTCAACCTGTACAACGCCGTGGCCGTGGCCAGCAGCAAGGACGCCCGCGGCAAGGGCGTGCTGGTGACCATGAACGACGAGATCCAGTCCGGCCGTGACGTGAGCAAGGCGGTCAATATCAAGACCGAAGCCTTCAAGAGCCAGTGGGGCCCGCTGGGCATGGTGGTCGAGGGCAAGTCGTACTTCTTCCGCCTGCCGGCCAAGCGCCACACCGTCAATTCCGAGTTCGACATCAAGACCATCAGCAAGCTGCCGGCCGTGGACATCGCCTACGGCTACGGCAACGTGACCGACACCGCCTACAAGGCGCTGGCCCAGGGTGGCGCCAAGGCGATCATCCACGCCGGTACCGGCAATGGTTCGGTATCGTCGCGCGTAGTGCCGGCGCTGCAGGAGCTGCGCAAGGACGGCGTGCAGATCATCCGTTCGTCCCACGTCAACCAGGGCGGCTTCGTGCTGCGCAACGCCGAACAGCCTGACGACAAGAACGACTGGGTCGTGGCCCATGACCTGAACCCGCAGAAGGCGCGGATCCTGGCAATGGTCGCAATGACCAAGACCCAGGACAGCAAAGAGCTGCAGCGGATCTTCTGGGAATACTGA
- a CDS encoding DUF1654 domain-containing protein, which yields MAKPAPASPSSYELLGQRIQKIINSPTAQRSRAALIFRLEHESPDDWATLLEEIAENDNVTLAHRDDGGVQVFWTVPKED from the coding sequence GTGGCCAAACCCGCCCCAGCGTCGCCAAGCAGTTATGAACTACTGGGTCAGCGCATCCAGAAGATCATCAACAGCCCCACCGCCCAGCGCAGCCGCGCCGCCCTGATCTTCCGCCTGGAGCACGAATCGCCCGACGACTGGGCCACGCTGCTCGAGGAAATCGCCGAGAACGACAACGTCACCCTCGCCCACCGCGACGATGGCGGCGTGCAGGTGTTCTGGACCGTGCCGAAGGAAGACTGA
- a CDS encoding endonuclease gives MRVSLFATCLLLLTPLAHADAPRTFQEAKKVAWKLYAPQSTEFYCGCKYQGNKVDLASCGYTPRKNLNRASRIEWEHIVPAWQIGHQRQCWQDGGRKNCSRNDKVYQRAEADLHNLVPSIGEVNGDRSNFSFGWLPEQHGQYGSCLTQVDFKAKKVMPRPSIRGMIARTYFYMSKQYDLRLSKQDRQLFEAWNKTYPPQAWELQRNQQVACVMGRGNTFVGPVNLKACG, from the coding sequence ATGAGAGTTTCGCTTTTCGCTACCTGCCTGCTGCTGCTCACCCCCCTCGCCCACGCCGACGCCCCGCGCACCTTCCAGGAGGCCAAGAAGGTCGCCTGGAAGCTGTATGCGCCGCAGTCCACCGAGTTTTATTGCGGCTGCAAGTACCAGGGCAACAAGGTCGACCTGGCGTCCTGCGGCTATACGCCGCGCAAGAACCTCAACCGTGCCTCGCGCATCGAGTGGGAGCACATTGTCCCGGCCTGGCAGATCGGCCATCAGCGCCAGTGCTGGCAGGACGGCGGGCGCAAGAACTGCTCGCGCAACGACAAGGTCTACCAGCGCGCCGAGGCCGACCTGCACAACCTGGTGCCAAGCATCGGCGAGGTCAACGGTGACCGCAGCAACTTCAGCTTTGGCTGGTTGCCCGAGCAGCATGGCCAATACGGCAGTTGCCTGACCCAGGTCGACTTCAAGGCCAAGAAGGTCATGCCACGCCCGTCGATCCGCGGGATGATCGCGCGCACCTACTTCTACATGAGCAAGCAATACGACCTGCGCCTGTCCAAACAAGACCGCCAGTTGTTCGAGGCCTGGAACAAGACCTACCCACCGCAGGCCTGGGAGCTGCAGCGCAACCAGCAGGTGGCATGCGTGATGGGACGCGGCAACACCTTCGTCGGCCCGGTCAACCTCAAGGCCTGCGGCTGA
- a CDS encoding GTP pyrophosphokinase — MATLERAIAMAIKAHEGQFDKGGAAYILHPLRVMERVITPEQRIVAVLHDVLEDTPLTLADLAREGFPLKILAALLALSRREGESYEAFVIRLGVDPLARQVKLADLADNSDLSRIPCPGPADVARLCRYQQASAYLQALA, encoded by the coding sequence ATGGCGACGCTGGAGCGGGCCATCGCGATGGCCATCAAGGCACACGAAGGGCAGTTCGACAAAGGCGGGGCGGCTTACATTCTCCACCCATTGCGGGTGATGGAGCGGGTGATCACCCCCGAACAGCGCATCGTCGCGGTGTTGCACGATGTGCTGGAAGACACGCCATTGACCCTGGCCGACCTCGCCCGAGAAGGCTTCCCGCTGAAGATCCTCGCCGCGCTGCTGGCGCTGAGCCGGCGCGAAGGCGAGAGCTACGAGGCGTTCGTCATTCGCCTGGGTGTGGACCCCTTGGCGCGCCAGGTGAAACTGGCGGACCTGGCAGACAACAGCGACCTTTCGCGCATCCCTTGCCCAGGCCCGGCCGATGTGGCCCGGCTGTGCCGGTATCAGCAGGCCAGCGCCTATCTGCAAGCGCTGGCCTGA
- a CDS encoding purine-cytosine permease family protein, whose product MTSAANSAPLIEKHTIGYVPPQDRHGKVRDLFTLWFGGNIAPLPIVTGALGVQLFHLNLVWGIVAILVGHLLGGVLMALHSAQGPQMGIPQMIQSRAQFGSLGALLVVVIAGVMYIGFFASNIVLAGKSLHGVVETVPVSVGIVIGALGSGIIGIIGYRFIHVLNRIGTWVLGIGIVVGFGYIFSHVQSDDFLTRGGFNLAGWLATVSLAALWQIAFAPYVSDYSRYLPADVKVSSTFWTTYLGSALGSSLSFIFGAVAVLAIPAGMDTMDAVKLATGTLGPLMLVLFLLSVISHNALNLYGAVLSIITLVQTFAYRWIPTAKSRAVLSLLVLAACCVVAVFASADFIGHFVDMVLVLLVVLVPWTAINLIDFYVIHKGDYDIDSIFKVDGGIYGRYNPQALIAYAVGIAVQIPFMNTPLYVGPVSAHINGADLSWLVGLAITSPLYWWLASRDSAYRRRQVGAKLAAGV is encoded by the coding sequence ATGACCAGTGCAGCCAATTCGGCACCCCTCATCGAGAAACACACGATCGGCTACGTGCCGCCGCAAGACCGCCATGGAAAGGTAAGGGATCTGTTCACACTGTGGTTCGGCGGCAACATCGCGCCGCTGCCCATCGTCACCGGCGCACTCGGCGTGCAGCTGTTCCACCTCAACCTGGTCTGGGGCATCGTCGCGATCCTCGTCGGCCACCTGCTCGGCGGCGTGCTCATGGCCCTGCATTCGGCCCAGGGCCCGCAGATGGGCATCCCGCAGATGATCCAGAGCCGCGCCCAGTTCGGTTCGCTTGGCGCCCTGCTGGTGGTGGTGATCGCCGGGGTGATGTACATCGGCTTCTTCGCCTCCAACATCGTCCTGGCCGGCAAGTCGTTGCATGGCGTGGTCGAGACGGTGCCGGTGTCCGTGGGCATCGTCATCGGTGCATTGGGCTCGGGCATCATCGGCATCATCGGCTACCGCTTCATCCACGTGCTCAACCGCATCGGTACCTGGGTGCTGGGCATCGGCATCGTGGTCGGCTTCGGCTACATCTTCAGCCATGTGCAGAGCGACGACTTCCTCACCCGTGGCGGCTTCAACCTGGCCGGCTGGCTGGCCACCGTTTCGCTGGCGGCGCTGTGGCAAATCGCCTTCGCGCCCTACGTATCGGACTACTCGCGCTACCTGCCGGCCGACGTGAAGGTCTCCTCGACTTTCTGGACCACCTACCTGGGCTCGGCCCTGGGCTCGAGCCTGTCGTTCATCTTCGGCGCGGTGGCGGTGCTGGCGATCCCTGCCGGGATGGACACCATGGACGCGGTCAAGCTCGCCACCGGCACCCTCGGCCCGCTGATGCTGGTGCTGTTCCTGCTCAGCGTGATCAGCCACAACGCCCTCAACCTATACGGCGCGGTGCTGTCGATCATCACCCTGGTACAGACCTTCGCCTATCGCTGGATCCCCACTGCCAAGAGCCGCGCCGTGCTGTCGCTGCTCGTGCTGGCGGCCTGCTGCGTGGTGGCGGTGTTCGCCTCGGCGGACTTCATCGGCCACTTCGTCGACATGGTGCTGGTGTTGCTGGTGGTGCTGGTGCCATGGACGGCGATCAACCTGATCGACTTCTATGTCATCCACAAGGGCGACTACGACATCGACTCGATCTTCAAGGTCGACGGCGGCATCTACGGTCGCTACAACCCCCAGGCACTGATCGCCTACGCGGTGGGTATCGCGGTGCAGATCCCGTTCATGAACACGCCGCTGTATGTCGGGCCGGTGTCCGCACACATCAACGGCGCCGACCTGTCGTGGCTGGTGGGGCTGGCGATCACCTCGCCGCTGTACTGGTGGCTGGCCAGCCGCGACAGCGCGTATCGTCGTCGGCAGGTGGGTGCGAAGCTGGCAGCGGGGGTTTGA
- a CDS encoding acyl-CoA dehydrogenase, with amino-acid sequence MDFAYSPKVQALRERVSAFMDAYVYPAEPVFERQVAEGDRWQPTAIMEELKAKAREEGLWNLFLPESEYGAGLSNLEYAPLAEIMGRSLLGPEPFNCSAPDTGNMEVLVRYGSEAQKRQWLEPLLRGEIRSAFAMTEPDVASSDATNMAATAVRDGDEWVINGRKWWTSGACDPRCKVMIFMGLSNPDGQRHQQHSMILVPTDAAGVKIVRPLPVFGYDDAPHGHAEVLFENVRVPYENVLLGEGRGFEIAQGRLGPGRIHHCMRSIGMAERALELMCKRSVERTAFGRPLARLGGNVDKIADSRMEIDMARLLTLKAAYMMDTVGNKVARSEIAQIKVVAPNVALKVIDRAIQIHGGAGVSGDFPLAYMYAMQRTLRLADGPDEVHRAAIGKYEIGKYVPKEMLRSER; translated from the coding sequence ATGGATTTCGCCTATTCGCCCAAGGTCCAGGCATTGCGCGAGCGCGTCAGCGCATTCATGGATGCATACGTCTACCCGGCCGAGCCGGTGTTCGAGCGCCAGGTTGCCGAGGGCGACCGCTGGCAGCCTACCGCGATCATGGAGGAGCTCAAGGCCAAGGCCCGCGAGGAAGGGCTGTGGAACCTGTTCCTGCCCGAATCCGAATATGGCGCAGGGCTGAGCAACCTTGAGTACGCGCCGTTGGCCGAGATCATGGGGCGCTCGCTGCTGGGGCCCGAGCCGTTCAACTGCTCGGCGCCGGACACTGGCAACATGGAAGTGCTGGTGCGCTACGGCAGCGAGGCGCAGAAGCGCCAGTGGCTCGAGCCGCTGCTGCGTGGCGAGATCCGTTCGGCGTTCGCCATGACCGAGCCGGACGTGGCCTCTTCGGATGCCACCAACATGGCCGCCACGGCCGTCCGCGACGGTGACGAGTGGGTGATCAATGGCCGCAAATGGTGGACCTCCGGCGCCTGCGATCCGCGCTGCAAGGTGATGATCTTCATGGGCCTGTCCAACCCCGACGGCCAGCGTCACCAACAGCACTCGATGATCCTGGTGCCCACCGACGCAGCCGGCGTGAAGATCGTCCGCCCACTGCCGGTGTTCGGCTACGACGACGCGCCACACGGCCATGCCGAAGTGTTGTTCGAGAACGTGCGGGTGCCTTACGAGAACGTGCTTCTCGGCGAGGGCCGTGGCTTCGAGATCGCCCAGGGCCGCCTCGGGCCTGGGCGCATCCATCATTGCATGCGTTCGATCGGCATGGCCGAACGCGCCCTGGAGCTGATGTGCAAGCGCTCGGTCGAGCGCACCGCCTTTGGTCGGCCACTGGCGCGGCTGGGTGGCAATGTCGACAAGATCGCCGACTCGCGGATGGAGATCGACATGGCCCGGCTGCTGACCCTGAAGGCCGCCTACATGATGGACACCGTCGGCAACAAGGTGGCGCGCAGCGAGATCGCCCAGATCAAGGTGGTGGCGCCGAACGTGGCGCTGAAGGTGATCGACCGGGCCATCCAGATCCATGGCGGGGCAGGGGTGAGCGGTGATTTCCCGCTGGCCTACATGTACGCGATGCAGCGTACCCTGCGCTTGGCCGACGGGCCGGATGAGGTACATCGGGCGGCGATCGGCAAGTATGAGATTGGCAAGTATGTGCCGAAGGAGATGCTCCGTAGTGAGCGCTAG
- a CDS encoding LysR family transcriptional regulator: protein MNLSKVDLNLFIVFDAIYTEANLTRAGQIVGITQPAVSNALSRLRETFNDPLFVRTAQGMVPTPMAQNIIGPVRNALSLLRTSVQESRIFTPLQASKTFRISMTDLTEAVILPPLFQRLRRLAPALVIESFLCKRRETTKELAAGRLDFAVDAPLNTDPQVRHVKLMQDRYVCAMRPGHPQADGKLTLDSYLAMTHIHISSRRNGLGYVDLALGKMGVQRRVALRSQHYLMASQVLQQTDMVMTVPERFARRHQLRHQPLPVEVPALETHLYWHESTDQDPANRWMREQIIELCERVAAQDDQEQPSPAIASA, encoded by the coding sequence ATGAACCTCAGCAAGGTCGACCTCAACCTGTTCATCGTCTTCGACGCGATCTACACCGAAGCCAACCTGACTCGCGCCGGGCAGATCGTCGGCATCACCCAGCCGGCTGTGTCCAATGCTCTGTCACGTCTGCGCGAGACGTTCAATGACCCGCTGTTCGTGCGCACTGCCCAGGGCATGGTGCCCACGCCCATGGCGCAGAACATCATCGGCCCGGTGCGCAATGCGCTGTCGCTGCTGCGCACCTCGGTGCAGGAAAGCCGCATCTTCACTCCGCTGCAGGCGAGCAAGACCTTCCGCATCAGCATGACCGACCTTACCGAGGCGGTGATCCTGCCGCCGCTGTTCCAGCGCCTGCGCCGGCTCGCCCCGGCGCTGGTGATCGAGAGTTTCCTGTGCAAGCGCCGCGAGACCACCAAGGAACTGGCCGCCGGGCGCCTGGACTTCGCCGTCGACGCGCCGCTGAACACCGACCCGCAGGTGCGTCACGTCAAGCTCATGCAAGACCGCTATGTCTGCGCCATGCGCCCCGGCCACCCCCAGGCCGACGGCAAGCTGACCCTGGACAGCTACCTGGCCATGACCCACATCCATATCTCCAGCCGCCGCAACGGTCTGGGCTATGTGGACCTGGCCCTGGGCAAGATGGGCGTGCAGCGCCGTGTCGCCCTGCGTTCGCAGCACTACCTGATGGCCTCCCAGGTGTTGCAGCAGACCGACATGGTCATGACCGTGCCCGAGCGTTTCGCCCGCCGCCACCAGTTGCGCCACCAGCCACTGCCGGTGGAGGTACCGGCGCTGGAGACTCACCTGTACTGGCACGAAAGCACCGACCAGGACCCGGCCAACCGCTGGATGCGCGAGCAGATCATCGAGCTGTGCGAGCGGGTGGCGGCCCAGGACGACCAGGAGCAGCCAAGCCCGGCAATCGCATCGGCCTGA
- a CDS encoding DUF2970 domain-containing protein, translating into MDDSQHGKPPTFWQMLQSILAAAFGVQSGKNRARDFTYGKASHFIVMGTVFTLIFIFVLIGLVQLAMHLTAR; encoded by the coding sequence ATGGACGACAGCCAACATGGCAAGCCACCGACCTTCTGGCAGATGCTGCAAAGCATCCTCGCCGCGGCGTTTGGCGTGCAAAGCGGCAAGAACCGCGCCCGCGACTTCACCTATGGCAAGGCCAGCCATTTCATCGTGATGGGGACGGTGTTTACGCTGATCTTCATCTTCGTGCTGATCGGCCTGGTGCAACTGGCGATGCACCTGACGGCGCGCTAG
- a CDS encoding ABC transporter substrate-binding protein has protein sequence MLKALCQSLCLSLPLAASAQAASVVFLNPGYSNETFWVDYSRFMQAAASDLGMTLRVQYSERRADLALTQAREVLQGAQRPDYLVLVNELYVAPEIIRLSRGTGVKLFLVNNGLTDSQARSVQAQPDKYPEVLGTLVSNDEDAGYQMLKALAAQLPVDAGPVDLLAFAGVKTTPASQLRVQGMRRALAEFPQVRLRQVVYGGWSRERAFEQAQMLLERYPGTRLVWSANDQMAFGAMQAFEALGKVPGRDALFSAVNSSPEALRARIDGRLSVLMGGHFTLGGWAMVMLHDDAQGLAVDRDGQREHSAPALQLIDPAKARRWLKLLEQDGHGIDFHRFSAEGRPADFRYPFLTSPVEY, from the coding sequence ATGCTCAAGGCCTTGTGCCAGAGCCTGTGCCTGAGCCTGCCACTGGCAGCGAGCGCACAGGCCGCGTCGGTGGTGTTCCTCAATCCGGGCTACTCCAACGAAACGTTCTGGGTCGACTATTCACGCTTCATGCAGGCCGCCGCCAGCGACCTGGGCATGACGTTGCGCGTGCAGTACAGCGAGCGCCGCGCCGACCTCGCGCTGACCCAGGCCCGGGAGGTGCTGCAAGGAGCGCAGCGCCCGGACTACCTGGTGCTGGTCAACGAACTGTATGTCGCCCCCGAGATCATCCGCCTGTCGCGGGGGACCGGGGTCAAGCTGTTCCTGGTCAACAACGGGCTCACCGACAGCCAGGCGCGTAGCGTCCAGGCGCAGCCGGACAAGTACCCCGAAGTGCTCGGCACGCTAGTCAGCAACGACGAGGATGCCGGTTACCAGATGCTCAAGGCGCTGGCTGCGCAACTGCCTGTCGATGCCGGGCCGGTAGACCTGCTGGCCTTTGCCGGGGTCAAGACCACGCCGGCCTCGCAGTTACGCGTGCAGGGCATGCGTCGGGCGCTGGCCGAGTTTCCCCAGGTGCGTTTGCGCCAGGTGGTGTATGGCGGCTGGAGCCGCGAGCGTGCCTTCGAACAGGCGCAGATGCTGCTTGAGCGTTACCCTGGCACCCGCCTGGTGTGGTCGGCCAACGACCAGATGGCCTTCGGCGCCATGCAGGCCTTCGAAGCGCTGGGCAAGGTGCCGGGGCGCGATGCGCTGTTCAGTGCGGTCAACAGCTCGCCCGAGGCCCTGCGCGCGCGGATCGACGGGCGTTTGAGCGTGCTCATGGGCGGGCATTTCACCTTGGGCGGCTGGGCCATGGTCATGTTGCATGACGATGCCCAAGGGCTGGCGGTGGACCGCGACGGCCAGCGCGAGCACAGCGCGCCGGCCCTGCAACTGATCGACCCGGCCAAGGCGCGGCGCTGGCTCAAGCTGCTGGAGCAGGATGGCCACGGTATCGACTTCCACCGTTTCAGTGCCGAAGGGCGGCCAGCGGATTTCCGCTACCCGTTTCTCACGTCACCCGTCGAGTATTGA
- a CDS encoding nitrite/sulfite reductase, with protein sequence MYVYDEYDQRIIEDRVKQFRDQTRRYLAGELSEEEFRPLRLQNGLYIQRFAPMLRVAVPYGQLNARQTRMLAKIARDYDKGYAHISTRQNVQYNWPALEDIPEILAELATVQMHAIQTSGNCLRNVTTDQFAGVAADELVDPRPWCEIVRQWTTFHPEFAYLPRKFKIAVNGSSDDRAAIEVHDIGLEPVRNAAGELGFRVLVGGGLGRTPVIGSFINEFLPWQDLLSYLDAILRVYNRYGRRDNKYKARIKILVKALTPEVFAEKVEAEMAHLRGGSTTLTEAEVERVARHFIDPDYLALDNVDYSAQDQEHPGFARWRSRNTRAHKKPGYVAVTLSLKPTGVAPGDLTDKQLDAVADFAERYSFGYLRTSHEQNIILADVEQRQLHALWLELREQGFATPNIGLLTDIICCPGGDFCSLANAKSIPIAESIQRRFDDLDYLFDIGELDLNISGCMNACGHHHVGHIGILGVDKKGEEFYQVSLGGNAARDASLGKILGPSFAQDAMADVIEKLISVYVEQRTEDERFIDTYQRIGIDPFKERVYAANH encoded by the coding sequence ATGTACGTATACGACGAGTACGATCAGCGGATCATCGAGGACCGCGTCAAGCAGTTCCGTGATCAGACCCGCCGCTACCTGGCCGGTGAGCTGAGCGAAGAAGAATTCCGCCCTCTGCGCCTGCAGAACGGCCTGTATATCCAACGTTTCGCGCCGATGTTGCGAGTCGCCGTGCCCTATGGCCAGCTGAACGCACGCCAGACCCGCATGCTGGCGAAGATCGCCCGCGACTACGACAAGGGCTACGCGCACATCAGCACGCGCCAGAACGTGCAGTACAACTGGCCGGCGCTCGAAGACATCCCCGAGATCCTCGCCGAGCTGGCCACCGTGCAGATGCACGCGATCCAGACCAGCGGCAACTGCCTGCGCAACGTCACCACCGACCAGTTCGCCGGTGTCGCCGCCGACGAGCTGGTCGACCCGCGCCCGTGGTGCGAGATCGTCCGCCAGTGGACCACCTTCCACCCGGAATTCGCCTACCTGCCGCGCAAGTTCAAGATTGCCGTCAACGGCTCGAGCGACGACCGCGCCGCCATCGAAGTACACGACATCGGCCTGGAGCCGGTGCGCAACGCAGCCGGTGAACTGGGCTTCCGCGTGCTGGTCGGCGGCGGCCTGGGCCGTACCCCGGTGATCGGTTCGTTCATCAACGAGTTCCTGCCCTGGCAGGACCTGCTCAGCTACCTGGACGCCATCCTGCGCGTGTACAACCGTTACGGCCGCCGTGACAACAAGTACAAGGCGCGGATCAAGATCCTGGTCAAGGCCCTCACCCCGGAAGTGTTTGCCGAGAAGGTCGAGGCCGAGATGGCCCACCTGCGCGGCGGCAGCACCACCTTGACCGAAGCGGAAGTCGAGCGCGTGGCGCGCCATTTCATCGACCCCGACTACCTGGCCCTGGACAACGTCGACTACAGCGCGCAGGACCAGGAACATCCAGGCTTCGCCCGCTGGCGTTCGCGCAACACCCGCGCGCACAAGAAGCCGGGCTACGTCGCCGTGACCCTGTCGCTCAAGCCCACCGGCGTCGCCCCGGGCGATCTGACCGATAAGCAGCTCGACGCCGTCGCGGACTTCGCCGAGCGCTACAGCTTCGGCTACCTGCGCACCTCCCACGAGCAGAACATCATCCTCGCCGACGTCGAGCAGCGTCAGCTGCACGCGCTGTGGCTGGAGCTGCGCGAGCAAGGCTTCGCCACCCCGAACATCGGCCTGCTGACCGACATCATCTGCTGCCCGGGCGGTGACTTCTGCTCGCTGGCCAACGCCAAGTCGATCCCGATCGCCGAATCCATCCAGCGCCGCTTCGACGACCTGGACTATCTGTTCGACATCGGCGAACTCGACCTGAACATCTCCGGCTGCATGAACGCCTGCGGCCACCACCACGTCGGCCACATCGGCATCCTTGGCGTGGACAAGAAGGGCGAGGAGTTCTACCAGGTCTCGCTGGGCGGCAATGCCGCGCGCGACGCGAGCCTGGGCAAGATCCTCGGCCCCTCCTTCGCCCAGGACGCCATGGCTGACGTGATCGAGAAACTGATCAGCGTGTATGTCGAGCAGCGCACCGAAGACGAGCGCTTCATCGACACCTACCAGCGGATCGGCATCGACCCCTTCAAGGAACGCGTCTATGCAGCGAATCATTAA
- a CDS encoding DUF934 domain-containing protein, whose translation MQRIIKNNQIVDETWHLLPKDVSIDELTNCDDYIVPLQLWRDHPSLLKARDGGLGIWLDSDEEAEEIGEDVEHFQVIALNFPAFTDGRNYSNARLLRDRYKFKGELRAIGDVLRDQLFYMARCGFDAFAIRADKDPEDALQSLKDFSVTYQGATDEPLPLFRRR comes from the coding sequence ATGCAGCGAATCATTAAGAACAACCAGATCGTCGACGAAACCTGGCACCTGCTGCCCAAGGACGTCTCGATCGACGAGCTGACCAACTGCGACGACTACATCGTGCCGCTGCAGCTGTGGCGCGACCATCCGAGCCTGCTCAAGGCCCGCGACGGCGGCCTGGGCATCTGGCTGGACAGCGACGAGGAAGCCGAGGAAATCGGTGAGGACGTCGAGCACTTCCAGGTCATCGCCCTGAACTTCCCGGCCTTCACCGACGGGCGTAACTACTCCAACGCGCGCCTGCTGCGTGACCGCTACAAGTTCAAGGGCGAGCTGCGCGCCATTGGCGATGTGCTGCGCGACCAGCTGTTCTACATGGCCCGCTGCGGTTTCGACGCCTTCGCCATCCGTGCCGACAAAGACCCGGAAGACGCGCTGCAGAGCCTGAAGGACTTCTCGGTGACCTACCAGGGTGCCACCGACGAGCCGCTGCCGCTGTTCCGCCGCCGCTGA